One part of the Microlunatus elymi genome encodes these proteins:
- a CDS encoding winged helix-turn-helix domain-containing protein: MTRKPAAERHLDSAPADQDWPPSGGDLIDALIAVHHPARRRLYEILAVDGPANVGQLAQRTGMAVGSVSHHLKRLHRAGFVLPAPELAQDTRQSWWRGVRRRLAWSADDFLPGSISRDIADVAERNNLEHHTRTTAAWMRDRSGYPAPWNELGFSQDGLDRVTPDQFAELEQELGDLLSRWQERCRTDAEDHPDVERMPVRIVCRAFPSDPGAA; the protein is encoded by the coding sequence GTGACCCGAAAACCAGCCGCCGAACGGCACCTCGACTCGGCCCCGGCCGACCAGGACTGGCCACCGTCGGGCGGCGACCTGATCGACGCCCTGATCGCCGTCCACCACCCGGCCCGGCGGCGGCTGTACGAGATTCTCGCCGTCGACGGCCCGGCCAACGTGGGCCAGTTGGCCCAGCGCACCGGCATGGCGGTCGGTTCGGTCAGCCACCATCTCAAGCGGTTGCATCGAGCCGGCTTCGTGCTGCCCGCACCCGAGCTGGCACAGGACACTCGGCAGTCCTGGTGGCGGGGCGTACGCCGCCGGCTGGCCTGGTCGGCCGACGACTTCCTGCCCGGCAGCATCTCTCGGGACATCGCCGACGTCGCCGAACGCAACAACCTCGAGCATCACACCCGGACCACCGCGGCATGGATGCGCGACCGCTCCGGCTATCCCGCGCCGTGGAACGAACTCGGCTTTTCCCAGGACGGCCTGGACCGAGTCACCCCGGATCAGTTCGCCGAGCTGGAGCAAGAGCTTGGGGACCTGCTGTCCCGGTGGCAGGAACGCTGCCGCACCGACGCCGAGGACCACCCGGATGTCGAGCGGATGCCGGTCCGGATCGTCTGCCGGGCCTTCCCCAGCGACCCGGGGGCCGCATGA
- a CDS encoding MFS transporter — protein sequence MSAPASASEVQLVGAEPPPIRRDPVTWCWVIFATVSGFGDSVFSVALAWTAVRELHPGMAGLVVAIGMVPQALLMLFGGVIADRLDTRRIMIIGEFFRAAVLLGAAICWQAGLHTATLLIMVELLFGIAVGLSAPARSTLVRQLVRPDDLVEVSGWMQIGGRLAVLGGAPAGAIVVATAGLTMAMLIDAGTFLLIALVLIVVIRFRYRLPRQRQGSAWSNLRDGFSHLARHRRQRTLTLGICSLNVFITPVTAIGVSLRVSHSGWSATWVGVSEASLAIGAIVGSMIAIRWRGTHLARRGFWVLVLQGAGLTLVGVPALPSLVGGMILVGLTAGLASVWISGVFQREISPDYLGRVSSLTRLGDLAITPMMTPLFGLVAGASSVLAATVACGAAMSLLCLIVATRREIRTLE from the coding sequence ATGAGTGCCCCGGCATCGGCCAGTGAGGTGCAACTGGTCGGCGCCGAACCGCCGCCGATTCGGCGCGACCCGGTGACCTGGTGCTGGGTGATCTTCGCCACCGTCTCCGGGTTCGGCGACTCGGTCTTCAGCGTGGCGTTGGCCTGGACCGCGGTCCGTGAGTTGCACCCGGGCATGGCAGGTCTGGTGGTGGCGATCGGCATGGTGCCGCAGGCGCTGTTGATGTTGTTCGGTGGCGTGATCGCCGATCGGTTGGACACCCGAAGGATCATGATCATCGGCGAGTTCTTCCGAGCCGCCGTGCTGCTCGGTGCGGCGATCTGCTGGCAGGCGGGGCTGCACACCGCGACGTTGTTGATCATGGTCGAGTTGCTGTTCGGAATCGCGGTCGGGTTGAGTGCGCCCGCTCGTTCGACCCTGGTACGGCAATTGGTGCGGCCCGACGACCTGGTCGAGGTCAGCGGATGGATGCAGATCGGCGGCCGACTGGCCGTGCTCGGTGGCGCGCCGGCCGGCGCGATCGTGGTGGCCACCGCTGGTCTGACCATGGCGATGCTGATCGACGCCGGCACCTTCCTGCTGATCGCGCTGGTGTTGATCGTGGTGATCCGGTTCCGCTACCGGCTGCCCCGGCAGCGGCAGGGATCGGCCTGGAGCAATCTGCGCGACGGCTTCAGCCACCTCGCACGGCACCGCCGGCAACGTACCCTCACGCTGGGCATCTGCTCGCTGAACGTGTTCATCACGCCGGTCACCGCGATCGGTGTCTCGTTGCGGGTGTCGCACTCCGGCTGGAGCGCGACCTGGGTCGGCGTCAGTGAGGCGTCGCTGGCGATCGGCGCGATCGTCGGCAGCATGATCGCGATCCGCTGGCGGGGAACGCATCTGGCCCGGCGCGGTTTCTGGGTGCTGGTGCTGCAGGGCGCCGGGCTGACCCTCGTCGGTGTCCCGGCGTTGCCGTCGCTGGTCGGCGGGATGATCTTGGTCGGGCTGACTGCGGGGTTGGCGTCGGTATGGATCTCCGGCGTGTTCCAGCGGGAGATCAGCCCGGACTATCTGGGTCGGGTGTCGTCACTGACCCGGCTCGGTGATCTGGCCATCACCCCGATGATGACCCCGCTGTTCGGTCTCGTCGCCGGCGCCAGCAGTGTGCTGGCAGCCACCGTCGCCTGCGGTGCCGCGATGTCCCTGCTCTGCCTGATCGTCGCCACCCGCCGCGAAATCCGCACTCTGGAATGA
- a CDS encoding VOC family protein codes for MIKRTFPIIAADDLEAVKQFYVDFLGFVAVFDSDWFIDLQASEEPLLEIGIWRADHDLVPPGLAGQPQGVMIDVVVDDVDQLYAEAGRRGLELIIELRDEPYGQRRFVTRDPAGTTVEVSTPIAMAG; via the coding sequence GTGATCAAGAGGACGTTTCCGATCATCGCCGCCGACGATCTCGAAGCGGTGAAGCAGTTCTATGTCGACTTCCTCGGGTTCGTGGCGGTGTTCGACAGCGACTGGTTCATCGACCTTCAGGCCTCGGAGGAGCCGTTGCTCGAGATCGGGATCTGGCGCGCCGATCATGACCTGGTGCCGCCGGGCCTGGCCGGGCAGCCGCAGGGTGTGATGATCGACGTCGTGGTCGACGACGTCGACCAGCTGTACGCCGAGGCCGGCCGACGCGGGCTGGAGCTGATCATCGAACTGCGCGACGAGCCGTACGGGCAACGTCGCTTCGTTACTCGCGATCCGGCCGGGACAACGGTCGAGGTCAGCACTCCGATCGCGATGGCCGGCTGA
- a CDS encoding M16 family metallopeptidase, producing the protein MTKAVRPYLGGQVRRTVLPSGLRVVTERMPHSRTFSVGFFVDVGSVRESPNLNGASHFLEHVLFKGTRRRRPEEISAAIESVGGDINAYTTKEHTCFYARVLGDDADLAVDVLSDMITSSQILSREVQAERTVILDEIAMHADDPVEAVQELVTSALLPQPGLGSPVIGTEQSIAALSRAQIVRHWQRNYHPGSIVVAAAGQVDHDHLVDLLDRLGDFGRPARRPHVPLVSSGPGLDRLPLLSDRRPFEQATVSLAFPGPKLFDQERFPIGLLSVIIGGGMSSRLFVEVRERRGLAYGIEAGETSYSTGGLWSVDWQSSPDKVEEILILVRAELERVAEHGVTEQELERAKGQLRGQTVLSYEGPQSRMARLGTAELTGDNRTVSQILDTYDHVDTAEIGRIAATLLTRPAVLGLVGPKRPTKRLEKLIN; encoded by the coding sequence ATGACGAAGGCCGTTCGGCCGTACCTCGGTGGACAAGTCCGCCGTACGGTGCTGCCGAGCGGCCTTCGCGTCGTCACCGAACGGATGCCGCACAGCCGCACCTTCAGCGTCGGCTTCTTCGTCGACGTCGGTTCGGTCCGCGAGTCGCCGAATCTCAACGGTGCTTCGCATTTCCTCGAACACGTGCTGTTCAAGGGCACCCGTCGACGGCGGCCGGAGGAGATCTCGGCGGCGATCGAATCGGTCGGCGGCGACATCAACGCCTACACCACCAAGGAACACACCTGCTTCTATGCGCGGGTGTTGGGCGACGACGCCGATCTTGCCGTCGACGTGCTGTCGGACATGATCACCTCCTCGCAGATCCTCAGTCGCGAGGTGCAGGCGGAGCGGACGGTGATCTTGGACGAGATCGCCATGCACGCCGACGATCCGGTCGAGGCGGTGCAGGAGTTGGTGACCTCGGCCCTGTTGCCGCAGCCAGGATTGGGATCCCCGGTGATCGGTACCGAGCAGAGCATCGCTGCGCTGTCGCGCGCGCAGATCGTCCGACACTGGCAGCGCAACTATCATCCGGGGTCGATCGTGGTGGCCGCCGCCGGCCAGGTCGACCACGATCATCTGGTGGACCTGCTCGACCGGCTCGGTGACTTCGGCCGTCCCGCACGTAGGCCACACGTCCCGCTTGTGAGTAGTGGGCCGGGGCTTGATCGACTGCCGTTGCTCAGCGATCGTCGGCCGTTCGAGCAGGCCACGGTGTCGTTGGCCTTTCCGGGGCCGAAGCTCTTCGACCAGGAACGGTTCCCGATCGGACTGCTCTCGGTGATCATCGGCGGCGGCATGTCGTCCCGGCTGTTCGTCGAGGTCCGCGAACGGCGGGGCCTGGCGTACGGGATCGAGGCGGGCGAGACCAGCTATTCGACCGGCGGGTTGTGGAGCGTGGACTGGCAGTCCTCACCGGACAAGGTCGAGGAGATCCTGATCTTGGTCCGTGCCGAGCTGGAACGGGTCGCCGAGCACGGAGTGACCGAGCAGGAATTGGAGCGGGCCAAGGGCCAACTGCGCGGGCAGACCGTTCTGTCGTACGAAGGTCCGCAGAGCCGGATGGCGCGGCTGGGCACCGCCGAGCTGACCGGCGACAATCGTACGGTGTCGCAGATCCTGGACACCTACGATCATGTGGACACGGCCGAGATCGGCCGCATCGCAGCCACCTTGCTGACCCGCCCTGCGGTCCTCGGCCTGGTCGGTCCGAAGCGCCCCACCAAGCGACTGGAGAAGTTGATCAACTGA
- a CDS encoding PadR family transcriptional regulator: MSIVPVMVFYGMREPSFLILTALADGRQHGYAVMKSVEDLSDGAVRLRPGSLYATLDRLADAGLIRGAGEEVVDGRARQYYALTSLGVERLAAEVQRMRANASRAEAGLRRFRANEASA, from the coding sequence GTGAGTATTGTCCCGGTCATGGTGTTCTACGGAATGCGGGAGCCGTCGTTCCTGATCTTGACCGCGCTGGCCGACGGCCGCCAGCACGGCTACGCGGTGATGAAGTCGGTCGAGGATCTGTCGGACGGAGCCGTCCGGCTGCGACCGGGCAGCTTGTACGCGACTCTGGATCGGCTGGCCGACGCCGGGCTCATCCGTGGGGCCGGCGAGGAGGTCGTGGACGGTCGAGCGCGCCAGTACTACGCGCTGACCTCGCTCGGCGTCGAGCGGTTGGCGGCCGAGGTGCAGCGGATGCGGGCCAACGCCTCCCGAGCCGAGGCCGGACTGCGCAGGTTCCGCGCGAACGAGGCGTCGGCATGA